aatattttgaaatctaAAATAGTTTTGGCAAAATCTCTAACACTGGTAGTCAGTGGGGGCAGGTGCATAAGGGGGCATCTATTGGGGGCGGTGTGCAGTGCATGTCACAATCACCTGGGGTCTGTATCAGTTACGGTGTGTTTGGCTTCAAGTAACAGTAGTTTAAGTCATAGTGACATTTACTGATTCCTTAACTAGATACCCGGAGGTGGACAGTCTCAGGGTTGGTTTGATGGTTCAACAATGTTGTTGAAGATCTAGACTCTTTCTGTCTCGTCCCCACCGCCCCATCCTCAACTTGAAGTTCATCCTTGGGATTTTGCTGAGAGAACTGCTTCTTCACTGCCCAGCAGGGATGAGATTTGTGGTTCCCTATTTGGCCTTCTCTgacatcaccccaaaaggagtGGTGGGGTGCCTAGTTATAGCCTGGTGAGGGTAAAAGCCATagtgttttttggggggtggtggtgttttGCTGCAGTAGATCGATAATTTTCTAaaagtttctgtcttgctaggctACTCCTTTCTTGGTCCTAAAGCTAGAGAGAACAAGGTTTTGTTGGCGCTTTTATGTCTTTTATGTCTGTTGGCATTTCTTGGTTGCTGGCTTCTCCAGCACTCAGAGATGtgtgcagaaaagagaaaaaaagagaacgcAGGGAACTCACTGCTGTGTTGTTCTTTGGGTTCTGAGATCCTTAGCCTGtctgctttctcttctcccttcttcaGTCTTCttatgttcattttatatataatgaccAGGGTTTTAAATTGAAAGTAGCAAGACGAATAGGAAAGGTACAGGTATTTCATCTTCCTGGAAGTGGAAGTTCTGGCCTCTCAGTTTAAGtgtgtattttgtgtattttacattaAGCAGTTTTAGAGCATATCAGAGCTTCAAGATAACTTTTATAGAAAgatataaattactttataatGATTCTAATGAAAAGGCTGAAATTGATGAATCATGTCCTATGTAATTTCACTTGAACTAAAAATTAATGCTATCTCCTTGGATTAAATACAAGAATGTTAGAAACAACTCTGGATTAACAGTTGGAGACCTAGGTCCTAGTTCAGAGTATTCTACCAttcagctgtgtgaacttgggcataTCTCTTGGCATCTCAATATTCTCATCTGAATTAAGAATGTTGGACCCATTACATGATCTCTAAATTTCCTTCTCGCTCTAACATTTTGATTTTCCCCTCATCAatctattacttaaaaaaaaaatctgtagactCCCACTGTAATATAGGATTTGAAATACATAGGTTAAACCAAGTAAAATCCTCAACTAGATAAGACAAATAAAGATAACTGTTATTTATTGGATGCCTGCCGTGATCTGGGCACTCTAGTAAAAGTTTTACTAATGTTCACTCATCCAATCCTCAAAACAATCTATTGTAGTAGagattatgcccattttatagatgaggagataggctcagaaagataaaaaatgtgtCTAAGGATATTTTGTTATAAAGATCTGTTTGATTCCAAGTCTGTTTGATTCCAGAGTGAATGCTCCCAGCCACTTAcagatacttttttattttttggccactttGCAAGAAGCAAATTATTTCACAGAAGTGGAATCTTAAAGCACAAGTTCTGGATAGCTAAGAGATATAtgttattttcaatttctccAGTCACTGCTTGGTTTAATTCTTAAACTACAGAAAttataaattcagaaaatatatacatagaggtagttttttgttctgtttattctTATTATCCAatacttatcagatatatagGAAGCATCGTTCTCCTTGAGAGGTAAAGGAATAAACTCAGCATTTTAAACAATGTTTCCTcaagaacaaaattttaatttgccAACTTTCCATAAACCTTATAGTGTCTTAGGAGTGTCCCAGGAACTAGAAGAAATATATTATCTTTATGTGTAAATTTTACTCACTTATGGAGAATGGATAAGAAACATTTGTAGGACTATTTAAgctaatcaaaaggcagagatcaagaagaaatgtaaaaataagaaacagtGAACACGGAAGAATAGAGAAATCAAACAAtgccaaatttaaaattatacaataatTTAAGTAGTTTGACATGAtattaattcctaaaaatatttcataaagataTTGTTTGGTTTTAACTAAATTAAATGAGTATGTATTATAAAATGAACTTTTGAACGCTCTACAATTTGTTGAGACCGTATGTTTTCCTAGAATAAGAATGGTCTTATAAAAAGATTTATCCTTTTAACTGAAATCAATTCGCTACATTTGTGTAGATGCCTGGTATGTATTTATGTGGCAAAAGACCCTAAACATTTCCATAGTTAAGAACCCTAAGTACTTATCATATGATTAACATGGAAGGGAGGAAATAACAATATGAGAAGCCAGGAGTACATAAATCCTTATTTTACCCTTTTCTTTCACTATGAAGTCCCCTTACTACTCTGCTGGCTTACTCTGTGAGATTTTCTATGTCTATCTTGCAGGGGTATTCCAATGGAATTTATACAAATTTCACATTCGTGTGTGTTCCCAGAATTACCCAGAGAACTAATTGTGATATAAAGAGTTGTTGTAATGACATTTCTTTATAAGGACTTAGGAAGCTGGTAACTGGCTCCATAATCTTGTCCTGAGATCAGGGTGTGCTTTTCTAGGAAAATGATTTTCTCTTCAGAAAGTTACCATGATTTTGGTAGGTTGAGAACTGGTCTCCTGGTAGGATGTTTGGTTTTTACCATAAACCCAGTGTGTGGAGAGGGTGCTCTGGTGTAGAGAAgcaactttcaaaatatttttgttttattttatttattgttcattttatttactttattcctttgttttgAAACTAAACGAACAAAATCTGGTTCTAAGAAAATATCTGTAAGTCCAATATAGGGCAGATAAAAACTGCTCAATTCTGGGAGGAGTGGAAGTGGAAATACGGGGACAGCTCTGTCCCCTAGTCACTCCACTCCTGCATAAAGCATTTTCTACTGACCCTCTTTGAGTCTGAGCAGCACAGTTTGAAAAACCCCCAATGAAATATAAAGATCACTAGATTAGAAATCCAAAGACCTAAACTATAGTCCTAGTCCTGCCATCAAGAAGCTGTATTACTGAACCTCTGTGGGTccaaatttcctcatctgtgaaataaggaGATTGAACTAGGTATCTTTCAGCTCAAATATTCGAGGGAACCATTAGCAGCTATGTGCAAATCACAAAACTTTGCTTTATTAGTTCTCTGCTGCAAATAAGGTGCTCACTGAAGGGTAAAATTTGCGTGCCCACCTCAAAGTTCTAAGGATTAGGAgattttttttaccttaaaaCTTTAATGGAGTTAAGAGAAAACtgcaatgtaaaatataaaatataaaattgttctGTTCTTAGCGATTTCAATGTATCTTTCTTTCTCACATCATTTTAAATTATCAGTGGTATTTCATcgattcactcaacaaacatagAGTGCCCACTATCTGACAGGCACTGAACTAAGTACTGAGGATAGGAAAGATGACTGAAGACTGTCCATTACTCTGTAAACCTTCATAATCCCCTCCTCTCAAATTCAGAAGGTGATGGGTTCTTAATGTGTTCTCTTCAGCAGAACCTTTTTGATTGTGAAGCTGCATCCTTTCTCAATGATAGAGATGGTGCTGCAAAGGGACATattaaaactaaatgaaaagTGAAGTgcactcatttaaaaaacaattatatatTCAAAAATGCTATTTTCCTTAAGGAGAATGGCTTGGTCGTAATTGATCTTTGATCAACTTGAGCAGAGTATTTAGTTCCACGGGTATAAGAGGCTTTGCTTTCCCAATAAGCAGAGTTATCTCTTAAAGGTGAAGATGGTTCCATTGTCTAGAAGGAGACAATGCCACTGATGCCGTCCATATTACCTGAATGATTCTGGATTACTAGTGTTGTTTGACATGGATTGGGGTCAAAAGCGGGAAGAGTTGGATGAAGATGCAAAAGAGGCCTCTGAAGGTTTAGAAGGGAATGGTGAAAGGCCCATTCCCCCTGGACTTAGACCCAAATTCCCTTTCTGTGATACAAACCACAGCCTTTGGGCACGTCTCTCTTTGTTATTCAGACTGGTAGACCTCCAAGCTCAGTCTTCAAATGCACACCCACTCACTCCGAGAGTGACTCTCCCCAAGATGGAGCTGATGTCCACCCCTTACTCTAGACAAGGCACCCTCCCCATATACCCACCCAACTGTTGACTCGCGTTCAAGggccaccaccatcacccaccCCAGCACCATCTACCAGGAACTGGCCTCTCCCCCATTAGTCCCCGCCCCTCTTCTGAGAGCACCCAATGGGTGGAGTCGGGGCTGCGGTGGGAGGGGCGTGAGGCGGGCACATTTAAAGAAAGGCAGAGGGCGAAAGGAGGcaagagaggagaagaaagagaaaccagGGGGGCGAGGCGCCGTCCAATGACAAAGCCCAGGGGTGGGCGCCGGCCGCCATCTTGTACCAGTCGGCAGGATCTTCACCCGCGTCCTCCGCCCtcggagggggaggggcggcggcggcggcggaggcgagAAAAGTAGCTAGAGACGCGCCGGGCGGGAGGCGCCAGCAGCTGCTGCTGCCGCGGAGCCGAAGGCGGGCGGGGACGGCGGCGGCGGGACCCGGCGAGCGTGGGCGGCCCCGAGCGGCCTCCGATGCGGCACAGCGTGAAGAGGCGGCGGCGCCGGCCCCCGGCCGCCCCGGCCGCGGCCGCCCGGGGCGTCGGCtttagggagggaggaggggccgcGCTGGAGGCGCGGGAGGAGAAGGTGGTGTACTCGCGGTCGCAACTCTCGCTGGCCGACAGTACCAAGGCATTGGGCGACGCCTTCAAGCTGTTCATGCCCCGCAGCACGGAGTTCATGAGCTCGGATGCGGAGCTCTGGAGCTTCCTCTGCAGCCTCAAGCACCAGTTCTCCCCGCATATCCTGCGCAGCAAGGACGTCTACGGCTACTCTTCCTGCCGGGCCCTGGTCCCCGACCTTCCGGGACCCCCTGCCGCCCGCGGCCCGACGCGCAGGCCGATCTTGAGCGCGGCGGCCAGGAGGAGGCGCCGCGGAGCCCgggcgcccgccgcccgccggaggaagcccccgccgccgccgccgttgCCGCCGGCCCCCGGGGAGAGCCGCCCCGCCAAGCCCGCGGCGCCCGGGCCCTGCTTCGGGGGCCGCACCCTGGAGGAGATCTGGAGGGCGGCCACCCCGACGCTGACCACCTTCCCCACCATCCGCGTCGGCGGCGACGTGTGGGGCGAGCGCAGCCTGGCGGCGGCGCGGCGTAAGGCGCACCAAATCCTGCGAGTGAATCTGGAACCCGTGGTGAGGCTCCGCCGCTTCCCGGTGCcccgggcgtgagccgcggcccGCGTCGCTCTCCCAGCCGGCGACGGAGCTTCCGCCCGGAGGGATGGACAAGTGTCAGTCGAGTGTTTACAGATCCGGCCTGGACCCCGTCCCCTCGTGCACTTTACGGGCGAAGAAGTCACCGGCTGGTGTTCCCGGCCCCGCGCCCCGGGCTCGCGGCGGCGCCGCCGTCTGGGACTCCGGGGCAGGTGCGCCCTCCGCCCCTTCCCGGCTCGGGGCTGCGGAGGAGGAGACCGCCGGACCCGTGGGGGAGGGCCCTTTGCTTCCGTACCCCGGACTGAGACGTCTCCAGGACTGGAGGGGCAGATCCGTTTTCTCCCTTTGGACTCTACCTCACTGGTCTGGAAGTCCTCCGAAGAAGTCGTTGTTTTTTCCAAAGGAATTTGGTTTCGTGCTTGTGTAATAACGCCAGAATCTACTTGCTTTTCACCCCGCTCCTCTACCCCTACCCCCGTTTTTCTTTTCGACTGCCACCCCTCTTTCTGGACGAAAGATCGAACCTGTTTTGTGCTGTTGCACCCGTTTGTGCTCAGGGTATTCTGAATCCCACTCGTTTCCTAATTTTAACCGGATTCCAAAGCTTTGACCAAGGATATTTTTCTAAGAGATTCAAGCTTATGACTGTTAATAGTGCAAGGATTTGTATGCTGTGAAATACATGGGCTCAGTGATTGCAAACAAAGAGATGCAAACTACAACTGTTTAAACATTTTTGAGGTGTTTCTAAAGATTTTATATTGAGATTTAATGTTTATATTTGCTGAGCTCCTAAAGAAAATGGCTGAAACTCATATAAAGTTCTGTTTAGGAAAAGTTGAGTTGTTAAATTctttttgattaaataaaaattaaagtgcaTTGAAACCACATGGCTTGTGATAAAGAAAACAAGAGTTATAAAGAACTGGTGTTGGTTAAAGAGATGGATGGAATCCTATTGGAAATGATTTGGTCTCCTTGTACTGGTCTAACATACAAATCCAGGTATAGTTCAAGGATAACCTATTTTAAATTGGGAATCCCATaggagaaataaatgtgtgtaaaCCTTGTGATTAAAATGATAAACAGAATACCCATTAGAATTCTCAGAACTATCAGTGATTTTGAGGGGATGGGGACATTTCTTGGTATCAAATAACTGGTTGAAGTTACTTTGGGCAAAATAggtctttctttactttttgttgttggaTAGCAAGAAATGTCCAAACTAATATCCATCATTTTTATAGACATCATGACAATTAGTTGTCTTTTTTGCTCCACTAGTTTCCTTTTTTATCTTAATTCCATTCATAATTTGTTTGCAGTTACCGGTCTTTGTTGACAGCTGAAGACCACAGGAATCGAACAGGCGAGTCACACAGAGTACTGACCCTTCTTTTACACTTTTATGATAGCATTTATATCATATGGCCCAATGTGGAATTCTTGATTATCCAAGTGCCTTTGGTCATTGGTGGCAGCAAGACTTAATGGTTTTTAGCCGGTGGTGCCACAGCCAGATTTTACTGCAATATCTAAAGGGTCAAGTGGTGTTTTTGTTCCACTCTTTTTCAAATTTAAGTATTCTGCTATGGAACGATACATACTGGCTGGAACTCGACATATGAAATCCCCAATATTAAGGTTTATCTCTGCTTGGCAGCTTCGTAGGAGAATAATAAGAGTTGAAGTTTTGACTCTTGTGTTCTTAGAATTCAAATGGCATAGCTTTCTGGATTGAGTTTTTCAAGTTTAATAGTCCGTAAGTAGGAGTTTTGTGACTTTAATTTCAGTGTTCTTGTtttgtagaaaaaagaaaattatatatatatatctacgaCTTGATGCCAGTTTCCCATTATGCCTCATATTCTTTTATTCACTACTTAATAATAACGCGTTGTTACAAACACTGTCACATGAGTAAATAAAAGTGAATCATTACTTAGTTGATGGAGagtgttaaattttatttgtgtgaTAGGAagcttatatatattcttttggttATTAGCTTATTGCCAGTTGTATTTCGGATACATAGggtttcccctcccacccccaaattgttaaaattttttagcTAACTAGCCCctgaggaaaaaatatgtattggtACCACTCACTATTGTACAtagttttataataattaaaaaataaagtcagtggCCATATTAGAATGTAAGTTTAACATACAGCTTATCTAGATAGTTTCCCAGAGGATTTTGAAATTGGACTTAGCTGGGAAGATAACTGCTCAGCTCAAAACTGAAACAACCATTGACACCATGCATTTATTTTAACTGAGATTCTTAACATTTTTTCCTCATGCCTTGTTACTTCAGGGCACTTGAACTAGCATAAATGCTTCTTTGGATTATCTGGGCTGTCTGATTTCAGTTTGGGTCTGATTGCCCATCTTGAATTCAATATGTTATTTATCTGGTCTATTTAAAAATCATGCCATTTCTAGTTTGTGAAATAAGATgtcaaaaaatctttatttctgcCAACTGTTCTTTAGCAAAGCCTATGTTACAGCTTCTGAAACGTGAAGAAACAGCTAATATAGTTGGTTAGTATACTAACAGGAAAGTGAAAGTATTTTATGGGTACATTGGGCAGAATGTGAAGAGGAACTTGGCAAGGTGGCCTTTATGGTGAGGCATCCATTTCCTATCCTCTAAGTCTGTAGCTTAGCTtgtatatagttttttaaaagaaatctcatgattttattcattctcttttaaGATTATCTTATATCTCATACGGCGCAAGTAGAGGGGGAAGCTAGGAGGAAGTTGATCACCTTGCtgtgcttttatttcatttttaacttttgagtGCCTAAATGTGGTGACTGGCATCTCCGCTAACCTTTGGGGATTCCTGATGTCATTTTTTATCCTCCTTCCTGTCAACCAGCAActtatttttccttccagaaaCCAGGAATGTCATGATTGTTGAGGGCAAGCTCCGTTGTTGATAGTGCAAAGTGTTGCTGTTGtggtgtgtatttattttattgaagttcgAGTACCCTGTTGGACACGTGTAAGTAAGCTGGTGGCTGACACCTATTGATTTGCTACGTGCAAATGATAGTACTATTTTTCTGAAAACTTcaataaagaaacattaaaaatatttgaatacaaaACAAATCAATTTTGAACTGAAAGCTTTTTGTTTTAAGGGTTGCCACAGCACTCTTTAAATTGGTGGTTTTTAGTGGAcgtatatacataatatttactttattataGTACTTTATTGgtgtgtttgaaatattttctgataGACTGTTATGTCTTAAGTGCAGTAGAAGGCAATTGTTTGTAATGGAACCGAATTGTTTCCTTGGACAGTTTGATGTGCATATTGATTAAGATTTACAATCTGGTTGTACTTTGCTTTTTAACTTATTAACtgtaaataaattttagagaATACACAGTGACTGGTTTTTCTAATGATGTTGAAAGTTTCTGAAATGGGATTTTATGTTTGCATGTGAGTTGGAAAACATCATAATTAACAGTGGGATCAATTTtgactattttgtgtgtgtgtgtgaacttgaGATCTGTGGTTTGTGCTGTCTTGGGACTCTATGTGACATCACCTCTTGAATGATCTAGTGAATCTCCAGAATAGTACTTCATGGCCAATCCCAAGTCATTACCAAGTTTGCCAGcaaaaaggactttaaaaatgcATCAAAATTCAGTTTTGAGCCCTAGCCCCATGTCCTCCTGTGGCGGTGATAAACAGTCTAAAGCTGACATTCTTTCATGCTAGGAAAGAAAGTCCAAGTGCTTCATGTGAGTAGCAGCAGTAAAGTCTGTTCCACAGAATGAGTAAAGCCAGAATTTGCATTGCAGTCTAGAAGGTAGGAGTGGAGTATTAGCAAGGGCAGGATTCATGGTACTACTATGTGGCCTGAAGTTCCTATCAATAATTAGAGGCAGCATAGTGTAATAACtaaatcccagtgcctggaatGGAATTAAGGTTTCACCACTCATAAGCATTAGAACTTGAGGTAAGTTATGTAAACTGTCTGTGCTTTAGCTTCCTCAAGTATCAAATGTGGTTAGTAAAAGAAATGATGGGGCTATTGAAAGGGCTAAAGGGGATATAAATGGTAGACACATAGGAAATGCTTAATAAATCCTATTAATTGGAGGCATGTGTACTGAGAATAGAAATGCTGAGAGTGGGGTCCTCTGGGAATTTAGCATCCTGAGAATAGAGCGTGGTCTGGGAAAGCTAAAAGACAAATTAAGAGTTGGTAATTTGTGGGTGAATTAAATCAAAGACAGAGAAGTCTCGAAATGTTTTTAGCCTGTTGACAAACCGGCAGGAGGTTGGattaagttgatttaaaaaacagtttttacTGTTGGAGTTTTAGGCTTTCTTAAAATTTGGGGGTCTTCTTTTATCATCGTGGTGTCtctgaaagatatttaaaatgtactgttACATGGTTTAAACTATCTGAgaatttataaaagtaatagaTTACTATTGTTGATCCCATAACTTGCCAGATTTCCACACTAAGTTTTCCCTTGGTGTAAGTTCAGGAAGGGTTGCTTGAGAACCATATTAACTTGCATGTACAGACTAAATTAGAATTAATTTCTGTGAAATTTGTACTTCCGGTGTTCAAGGAAACAAATGAGTATGATAGTTATGTTTGAACAGTAGAAAATTATTACTAAAAGTAAAACAATCCTCATCTTTGAAGCAGTGACacaattattttcagattttgggTCTAAAGCCTGTAGTTAAGTTCTAATTCCTCTTAGCACAAAGAATAACAGAGCATATTCTAACTTGGTGAACAAGCTGAGGTTTCAGTATCTAAAGCTGACACAAAAGAATTTCATTAGATGGAAGTTATACCGTAGTAAGAAGCTCAAAATGGAGCCTGATTGCCGATTTGATTTCACAAGAGCGATGACTTCTCACTGTCAATGCTCACTTGTCTTGGTAAATGTCACCCTAAACCATGATCTGTAACATGATAAGCATATCCAGAAACCAACTGGAAAGTAACAATCATAACAGCAAACACTATGGCTAGACCAGCAAGTTTGAATAACGATTCTGTTGGACTCAAAATTGGACTTCTTCTGCTTCTGAAAGTATTCATAGAAATGTTACACTGAGATTCTTCCAAGTACTGAAATTAACTgtaaaatgtatgtgtatatagatataaaaatatatatatatatatatatatatatatatatatatatatatatatatatatctcttctcGGATTTTTTTCAAGTACATATTCTGTGTTTAAATATTTAGTGGCGAGAGTGTAGAAAAAAAGTGTGGCTTAGGGTTCAAAACtctcaggttaaaaataaattattgatgcATAATACACATACTAAAAAGTACATATATTAAAAGTATTATAAGCACAGCTTAATACATAAATTCAATATACTCGTGGAACTAGCACACAGATTGAAAAAACAGAATCTGGCCAGTACCCGCAGAGGACTCCCTTATGCCCCTTTCAATCACTCCCCATCTCTCCTCCAAGATAATCTTTATTTTGACTTCTTACAGCATAGATAATTTTGCCTCTTTTtggactttatataaatggaattaagtGTCACATgcctagcttctttcactcaaaattatttttgagattCCTTCATATTATTACATGTTGTTATAAATCATTTATTCTCGGTAGTGTATGgaattccattgtgtgaatattctACAATGTTTCTGCAActcttgatgggcatttaggtagaTTTCAGTTTAGGGCAATTATGCATAAAGCTTCAGTgcacatagagaacaaacatgtcctgtggtgaaattttttttttttgactatttaTCTAGGAGTGAATTTGCTGGGTCACACGCTATGCAAATTATCAGCTTTGTTGGACGCCGCCAGTTTTCTaaagtggttataccaatttacatgaACTTTCATAGTAGTGTTCTGGATActtcatatccttgccaacacttggtagctttggtctttttcattttagccatcctggtgggtaaacagatttttaaaaaaattaaaaacattttaatccaAGTAATGTATACATAGTTAAAaaaacaccttaaaaagcacatgaGGGCTAACAATAATAAGCCCTGCCTCACCCACAAACACCCCTTCcctacattttcttaaaaagtcagggttttttttttaaataggctaTTTTTTCagggcagttttaggtttacagggAAATTCAATAGAAAGTACAGaatcccccccccccagtttCTACAGTTATTAATATCTTGCATTAATATGAGtacatttattatatttgatGGATGAACcaatttttagttaaaatttttttaattaaatttttttctgccagttctattgagatgtaattgacatatagcactgtataagcttaaggtgtacagcaaaatgatgtgacttacatacatcatgaaatgatgaccacagtaagtttagtgagcatccatcatctcatagagatacaaaattaaaagaatagaaaaaattattttttccttgtgatgagaatgcttaggatttattctcttaataactttcatatataacgtatagcagtgttaattatatttatcacagtgtacattacatccctagtaaaAACATAAC
This genomic window from Eubalaena glacialis isolate mEubGla1 chromosome 8, mEubGla1.1.hap2.+ XY, whole genome shotgun sequence contains:
- the CCDC71L gene encoding coiled-coil domain-containing protein 71L produces the protein MRHSVKRRRRRPPAAPAAAARGVGFREGGGAALEAREEKVVYSRSQLSLADSTKALGDAFKLFMPRSTEFMSSDAELWSFLCSLKHQFSPHILRSKDVYGYSSCRALVPDLPGPPAARGPTRRPILSAAARRRRRGARAPAARRRKPPPPPPLPPAPGESRPAKPAAPGPCFGGRTLEEIWRAATPTLTTFPTIRVGGDVWGERSLAAARRKAHQILRVNLEPVVRLRRFPVPRA